A window of the Bacteroides thetaiotaomicron VPI-5482 genome harbors these coding sequences:
- the nadD gene encoding nicotinate (nicotinamide) nucleotide adenylyltransferase yields the protein MRMAESNKLKTGIFSGSFNPVHIGHLALANYLCEYEELDEVWFMVSPQNPLKAGTELWPDDLRLRLVELATEEYPRFRSSDFEFHLPRPSYSVHTLEKLHETYPERDFYLIIGSDNWARFDRWYQSERIIKENRILIYPRPGFPVNENGLPETVRLVHSPTFEISSTFIRQALDEKKDVRYFLHPKVWEYIREYIRQSITDN from the coding sequence ATGAGAATGGCAGAGAGCAATAAACTAAAAACCGGAATCTTCAGCGGGTCATTCAATCCGGTACACATCGGACATCTGGCCTTGGCCAACTATCTTTGCGAATATGAAGAACTGGATGAAGTTTGGTTTATGGTCAGCCCGCAAAACCCGCTGAAAGCAGGGACGGAGCTATGGCCTGACGACCTGCGTCTCCGGTTAGTAGAACTTGCCACAGAAGAATATCCCCGCTTCCGCTCTTCAGACTTCGAGTTTCATCTGCCCCGCCCTTCATACAGCGTACATACGTTGGAAAAGCTACATGAAACCTATCCGGAACGGGACTTCTACTTAATTATCGGCTCGGATAACTGGGCCCGCTTCGACCGCTGGTATCAATCGGAGCGCATCATCAAAGAAAACCGTATTCTTATCTATCCCCGCCCCGGATTTCCGGTAAATGAAAACGGGCTGCCCGAAACAGTCCGTCTGGTCCATTCGCCTACCTTTGAAATAAGTTCGACGTTTATCCGTCAGGCACTTGATGAGAAGAAAGATGTAAGATACTTCTTGCATCCAAAGGTTTGGGAGTATATTAGAGAATATATCCGACAGAGTATAACGGATAATTAA
- a CDS encoding metallophosphoesterase, whose protein sequence is MKKINYLFIIFVLFLFVSCKSKKNVVSILPRPVLNVDSVRPDSSAAIDGLFAPDHSQLADLKVSTKKQKKTAKKEAATEQEERNLVLRGTKITSSTVNVPATYSGIDRVVEYDFTHRDVPEAFEGFRIAFISDLHYKSLLKEKGLNNLVDLLIAQKPDVLLMGGDYQEGCEYVEPLFAALARVKTPMGTFGVMGNNDYERCHDEIIRTMKHYGMRPLEHEVDTLRKDGQQIILAGVRNPFDLKQNGVSPTLALSPNDFVILLVHTPDYVEDVSVANTDIALAGHTHGGQVRVFGYAPIQNSHYGTRFLTGLAYNSTKMPLIVTNGIGTSQMPVRIGAPAEIIMITLHRLKE, encoded by the coding sequence ATGAAAAAAATAAATTACCTGTTCATAATATTCGTATTATTCCTGTTCGTATCTTGTAAGTCAAAGAAGAATGTTGTATCGATCCTGCCTCGTCCTGTGCTCAATGTCGATTCCGTCCGTCCGGACAGTTCCGCCGCTATCGACGGCTTGTTTGCTCCGGATCATTCTCAGCTTGCCGACTTGAAAGTTTCGACGAAAAAGCAGAAGAAAACAGCGAAGAAAGAAGCTGCGACCGAGCAGGAAGAACGTAATTTGGTACTTCGCGGAACGAAGATCACGTCTTCTACCGTGAACGTCCCTGCCACTTATAGCGGCATAGACCGTGTCGTGGAATATGACTTCACCCACCGTGATGTCCCCGAAGCCTTCGAAGGCTTCCGCATCGCCTTCATTTCCGACTTGCATTACAAGAGTCTGCTGAAAGAGAAAGGCTTGAACAACCTTGTCGATCTTTTGATCGCCCAGAAACCGGACGTCTTGCTGATGGGAGGAGACTATCAGGAAGGCTGTGAATACGTAGAACCGTTATTTGCCGCATTGGCCCGTGTGAAAACACCGATGGGAACTTTCGGAGTAATGGGAAATAATGACTATGAACGCTGCCATGACGAAATAATCCGCACGATGAAGCATTACGGGATGCGTCCGCTGGAACACGAAGTCGATACATTACGCAAAGACGGTCAGCAGATTATCCTTGCCGGAGTACGCAATCCTTTCGACTTGAAACAAAATGGGGTGTCGCCCACACTGGCGCTTTCTCCCAACGACTTCGTTATCTTGTTGGTGCATACTCCCGACTACGTGGAGGATGTTTCGGTGGCCAACACGGACATCGCTTTGGCGGGACATACTCATGGTGGACAGGTACGCGTATTCGGTTACGCCCCGATACAGAACTCCCACTACGGCACCCGCTTTCTGACCGGACTGGCGTACAATTCAACTAAAATGCCATTGATTGTTACTAATGGGATCGGTACTTCTCAGATGCCTGTACGAATCGGTGCTCCGGCAGAAATCATAATGATTACGCTTCATCGTCTCAAAGAGTAG
- the gmk gene encoding guanylate kinase — protein sequence MTGKLIIFSAPSGSGKSTIINYLLTQNLNLAFSISATSRPPRGTEKHGVEYFFLTPEEFRCRIENNEFLEYEEVYKDRYYGTLKEQVEKQLEKGQNVVFDLDVVGGCNIKKYYGERALSIFVQPPSIEELRCRLTGRGTDEPEVIECRIAKAEYEMTFAPQFDRVIVNDDLEAAKAETLEVIKEFLNKE from the coding sequence ATGACTGGCAAGTTAATTATTTTTTCTGCCCCGTCCGGTTCGGGCAAATCGACTATTATCAACTATCTGCTGACGCAGAACTTAAATCTCGCGTTCTCCATTTCTGCAACCAGCCGCCCACCGCGCGGGACGGAGAAACACGGGGTCGAATATTTCTTCCTTACTCCCGAAGAGTTCCGTTGTCGCATTGAGAACAACGAGTTTTTGGAATACGAAGAAGTATACAAGGATCGGTATTACGGAACGCTGAAAGAACAAGTGGAAAAGCAGTTGGAGAAGGGGCAGAACGTAGTATTCGACTTGGATGTAGTAGGCGGATGCAACATCAAAAAGTATTACGGTGAGCGTGCATTGTCCATCTTTGTACAGCCGCCCTCCATCGAAGAACTCCGTTGCCGGCTGACGGGTCGGGGCACGGATGAGCCCGAAGTAATCGAATGCCGCATCGCAAAGGCGGAATACGAAATGACTTTTGCTCCCCAGTTTGATCGTGTCATCGTGAATGATGATCTGGAAGCGGCAAAGGCTGAGACGCTGGAGGTTATCAAAGAATTTCTGAATAAGGAATGA
- a CDS encoding YicC/YloC family endoribonuclease, whose protein sequence is MIQSMTGYGKATAELPDKKINVEIKSLNSKAMDLSTRIAPAYREKEIEIRNEISKVLERGKVDFSLWIEKKESAESATPINQVLVEGYYKQIQAISENLGIPVPTDWFQTLLRMPDVMSKTEIQELTEEEWEMVRATVLEAIGHLVDFRKQEGAALEKKFREKIANIALLLEKITPYEKERVEKVKERITDALEKTLNTDYDKNRLEQELIYYIEKLDVNEEKQRLTNHLKYFISTLESGNGQGKKLGFIAQEMGREINTLGSKSNHAEMQKIVVQMKDELEQIKEQVLNVM, encoded by the coding sequence ATGATACAGTCGATGACAGGATACGGCAAAGCTACGGCCGAACTTCCAGATAAAAAGATAAACGTAGAAATCAAGTCGCTCAACAGCAAAGCAATGGATCTTTCCACTCGCATCGCTCCGGCTTATCGTGAAAAAGAGATCGAGATCCGCAACGAAATCTCCAAAGTGCTGGAGCGTGGAAAGGTGGACTTCAGCCTCTGGATAGAGAAAAAAGAGAGTGCGGAAAGCGCGACTCCTATCAACCAAGTGTTGGTGGAAGGCTACTACAAACAGATTCAGGCGATCTCGGAAAATCTCGGCATCCCCGTCCCCACCGACTGGTTTCAGACGTTGCTCCGTATGCCGGACGTTATGTCTAAGACTGAAATCCAAGAGTTGACGGAAGAAGAATGGGAAATGGTACGTGCCACCGTTCTCGAAGCAATCGGTCATCTGGTAGACTTCCGCAAACAGGAAGGCGCCGCACTGGAAAAGAAGTTCCGCGAAAAGATAGCTAACATCGCACTATTGCTCGAAAAGATAACTCCTTACGAAAAAGAACGGGTGGAGAAAGTCAAGGAACGTATCACCGACGCGCTCGAAAAGACGCTGAACACGGACTATGACAAGAACCGACTGGAACAAGAGCTGATCTACTACATCGAAAAGCTGGATGTCAACGAGGAAAAACAACGCCTCACCAACCACCTGAAATATTTCATCAGCACGCTGGAAAGCGGCAACGGACAAGGCAAAAAGCTCGGTTTCATCGCTCAGGAAATGGGACGGGAAATCAATACGCTTGGCAGCAAGTCCAACCATGCCGAAATGCAGAAAATCGTTGTGCAAATGAAAGATGAACTGGAACAGATCAAGGAACAGGTGCTGAACGTAATGTAA
- a CDS encoding ATP-binding protein encodes MRRDAMQQLYDWKEKTTRKPLIVRGARQVGKTWLMKEFASSAYRQFAYINFEDNEVMKDVFQKDFDVERILMAIQLVTGIVVDTETLIIFDEIQEAPRGLTALKYFQEKAPQYHVVAAGSLLGIAMHSNDSFPVGKVDFMDLYPLSFSEFLEAVGQEAFARLLAKKDWGLIAAFRSKLIDLLKQYYYVGGMPEVVNAFINHKDYAEVRQLQQTILDSYDRDFSKHAPIAEVPRIRMIWRSVPAQLAKENKKFIYGVVKEGARAKDFELAIEWLIDAGLIYKVSRVKKAGIPLSAYEDFSAFKLFLLDTGLMGAMSGLPPQALLEGNVLFSDYKGAITEQYVLQQLKSVKGLSIYYWSSDTSRGELDFLLQKDVSVIPVEVKAEENLQSKSLRFFVEKNAGLHGVRFSMSDYRKQEWMINYPLYSVGYIL; translated from the coding sequence ATGAGAAGAGATGCAATGCAACAGTTATATGACTGGAAGGAGAAGACAACACGGAAACCTTTGATTGTTCGTGGTGCCCGGCAGGTGGGGAAGACATGGTTGATGAAAGAATTTGCATCATCAGCTTACAGACAGTTTGCTTACATCAATTTTGAGGATAACGAAGTGATGAAAGATGTTTTTCAGAAAGACTTTGATGTCGAGCGCATTCTGATGGCTATTCAATTAGTGACCGGCATCGTAGTAGATACTGAGACATTAATTATTTTTGATGAAATTCAGGAAGCGCCTCGCGGATTGACGGCATTGAAGTATTTTCAAGAAAAAGCTCCTCAGTATCATGTGGTTGCAGCAGGTTCCCTCCTTGGCATTGCCATGCATAGCAATGATTCTTTTCCCGTCGGGAAGGTCGATTTTATGGATTTATATCCTCTTTCTTTTTCGGAGTTTTTGGAGGCTGTCGGGCAAGAGGCTTTTGCCCGTTTACTTGCAAAAAAAGACTGGGGGCTGATCGCTGCTTTTCGTTCTAAATTGATAGATTTGCTCAAACAGTATTATTATGTCGGAGGAATGCCTGAAGTTGTGAATGCCTTTATTAATCATAAAGACTATGCCGAAGTGCGACAGCTACAGCAGACAATTCTGGATTCTTATGATCGTGATTTCTCCAAACATGCTCCTATTGCCGAAGTGCCTCGGATTCGTATGATTTGGCGTTCTGTTCCGGCTCAATTGGCTAAGGAAAATAAGAAGTTTATTTATGGTGTCGTGAAGGAAGGAGCCAGAGCGAAAGATTTTGAGTTGGCTATTGAGTGGCTGATTGATGCAGGACTTATTTACAAGGTTAGCCGAGTGAAAAAAGCCGGAATCCCATTGTCGGCTTATGAGGACTTTTCGGCATTTAAATTATTTTTGTTAGATACCGGATTAATGGGAGCTATGAGCGGGCTTCCACCGCAAGCGTTATTGGAGGGGAATGTGTTGTTTAGTGATTATAAAGGAGCTATTACAGAGCAGTATGTATTACAACAATTGAAGTCAGTGAAAGGACTGAGTATTTACTACTGGTCTTCGGATACATCCAGAGGAGAACTGGATTTCCTTTTACAAAAAGATGTTAGCGTCATCCCTGTTGAAGTAAAAGCTGAGGAAAATCTGCAATCGAAGAGTTTGCGTTTCTTCGTAGAGAAAAATGCGGGATTACACGGAGTACGATTTTCTATGTCAGATTATCGGAAGCAAGAGTGGATGATTAATTATCCGTTATACTCTGTCGGATATATTCTCTAA
- the tsaB gene encoding tRNA (adenosine(37)-N6)-threonylcarbamoyltransferase complex dimerization subunit type 1 TsaB, whose amino-acid sequence MSCILNIETSTTVCSVAASQDGQTIFVKEDLKGPSHAVSLGVFVDEALSFIDSHAIPLDAVAVSCGPGSYTGLRIGVSMAKGICYGRNVPLIGLPTLEVLSVPVLLYHDLPEDALLCPMLDARRMEVYAAVYDRALNVKRAIAADIVDENSYLEFLNEAPVYFYGNGAAKCREKITHPNAHFIDDIHPLAKMMYPLAEKAVAREDYKDVAYFEPFYLKEFVASLPKKSLLE is encoded by the coding sequence ATGTCGTGTATACTGAATATTGAAACCTCTACCACTGTTTGCTCGGTAGCGGCAAGTCAAGACGGACAGACGATTTTTGTGAAAGAAGACTTGAAGGGCCCTTCACACGCCGTGTCTTTGGGAGTATTTGTTGATGAAGCGTTGTCGTTCATTGATAGTCATGCCATACCTTTAGATGCAGTTGCAGTGAGTTGCGGTCCGGGATCATACACAGGATTGCGGATTGGAGTTTCGATGGCAAAAGGCATTTGTTACGGACGGAATGTACCCTTGATCGGTCTTCCTACGCTCGAAGTGCTGAGTGTGCCCGTGTTGCTGTATCACGATTTGCCGGAAGATGCGTTGCTCTGCCCGATGCTCGATGCCCGCCGTATGGAAGTGTACGCTGCCGTTTACGACCGTGCCTTGAACGTGAAGCGTGCTATCGCCGCCGATATTGTCGATGAGAATTCCTATCTGGAGTTTCTGAACGAAGCGCCCGTTTATTTCTACGGAAATGGAGCCGCCAAATGTCGTGAGAAGATTACGCATCCGAATGCGCATTTTATCGATGACATCCATCCGTTGGCGAAGATGATGTATCCGCTGGCAGAAAAAGCAGTTGCCAGAGAAGACTATAAAGATGTGGCCTACTTCGAACCTTTCTATCTGAAAGAATTTGTAGCCTCGTTGCCGAAGAAGTCGCTTCTTGAATAA